A genomic stretch from Edaphobacter aggregans includes:
- a CDS encoding amidohydrolase family protein — MCSASRDVEGSTLDRKVQIKDKFVAMMNAEARVDLRLSDFHPVSELRTTEHMVEKPRFPVIDYHNHLDSQDPTEMLRIMDACGVEKIVNITMLTGDAALESIRKFHMADKDRFATMGWMDWTGVERDDFVAVTLDRLERLVEHGVCGIKFWKDFGLTVRDAEGKLLSVDDERFAPIFEKAADWKLPVMFHTADPAAFFRPIDAANERYEELAAHPEWGFQGSPVGKRELLEQRNVVFGRHPRTTFVGAHMGESPEDLAFVSKMLDSYPNVCVDMSSRTPELGRQPYTAREFFLRYPDRIVFGTDLVPTIEMYRLHYRFFETADEYFEYPSHTSRQGRWNIYGIFLPDEVLRKVYRENALKLLER, encoded by the coding sequence TTGTGCAGTGCATCGCGGGATGTGGAGGGCAGTACACTGGATCGCAAGGTGCAGATCAAAGACAAGTTTGTAGCGATGATGAACGCCGAGGCGAGGGTGGATCTTCGCCTGAGTGATTTTCATCCGGTATCGGAGTTGCGGACGACGGAGCATATGGTCGAGAAGCCGCGGTTTCCTGTGATTGATTATCATAATCATCTTGATTCGCAGGACCCTACAGAGATGCTGCGCATTATGGACGCGTGCGGTGTCGAGAAGATTGTGAACATCACAATGCTGACTGGAGACGCGGCCCTTGAATCGATCCGGAAGTTTCACATGGCTGATAAGGATCGGTTTGCCACGATGGGGTGGATGGATTGGACCGGGGTTGAGCGCGATGATTTCGTTGCTGTTACGCTGGATCGGCTGGAACGGCTCGTCGAGCATGGGGTGTGTGGGATCAAGTTCTGGAAGGATTTTGGACTAACCGTACGAGATGCTGAGGGCAAGCTGCTGAGCGTCGACGATGAGCGCTTTGCGCCGATCTTCGAGAAGGCCGCGGACTGGAAGCTTCCGGTGATGTTCCATACCGCAGATCCAGCTGCGTTCTTTCGACCGATCGATGCTGCGAATGAAAGGTATGAGGAGCTAGCGGCGCATCCTGAGTGGGGATTTCAGGGAAGTCCGGTGGGCAAGCGAGAGTTGCTGGAGCAGCGAAATGTGGTGTTCGGACGGCATCCGCGGACGACGTTTGTTGGGGCGCATATGGGGGAGAGCCCCGAGGATCTGGCCTTCGTGAGCAAGATGCTGGATAGCTATCCAAATGTGTGCGTTGATATGAGCTCTCGGACCCCAGAATTGGGTCGGCAGCCGTATACGGCGCGTGAGTTCTTTCTGCGATATCCGGATCGGATCGTGTTTGGTACTGATCTTGTACCGACGATCGAGATGTATCGGTTGCACTATCGGTTCTTCGAGACAGCGGACGAATATTTCGAGTATCCATCACATACCTCGCGGCAAGGGCGGTGGAATATTTATGGGATATTTTTGCCGGATGAGGTTTTGCGGAAGGTGTACAGGGAGAATGCTCTTAAGTTGCTTGAGCGCTGA
- a CDS encoding MFS transporter, which produces MAHIVSHSAPSSAVPDIKPSYNRFLLLVAGLGGLLYGVDVGIIGGALPYLEATSHLNAGQLSVIVAAVLLGSVFSTLFAGLLADWMGRKPLMVLSGITFVLSIPVIALAHGYGPLFFGRLLQGISGGLIGVVVPLYLAECLSAAHRGKGTGIFQWLLTLGIVAAAIIGIYYSYRVEAVGRISDAATLFAFKDQAWRRIFWVSLPPGLLFVLGSLFVSESPRWLLARGKKDLAHAALLRSRSTEQADLELREMEEAALAATSSGNSSGKAVKDTLLRRKYVIPFILACIILFCNTATGINSIIGYNTSILLQSGLSDIRAHWGYVIFTVINFLMTLVGMTLVDRKGRKFLLTLGTSGIIVSLITVALLFRTTEKFNIDSSGAVQSLVAPDQTLTLPFDGAQAQRLLAAQGYSGSEIDSSRASLAVIYSFGDFTCATSYVRSDDRGAAPIQINREGCVPANKVEAIFKNPFANLEAARTAPLKIERALIGSVPNSTHGWLVALGLYSFMAFFAIGPGVCVWLALSELMPTRIRSNGMSIALVINQIVSTTLAGIFLPVVSKYGYSTMFFLFASFTVIYLITAVFFLPETKGKTLEEIELHFEGAGV; this is translated from the coding sequence ATGGCCCATATCGTTTCGCACTCCGCGCCCTCGTCCGCTGTCCCCGACATCAAGCCCAGCTACAACCGTTTCCTTCTGCTCGTCGCCGGACTGGGCGGCCTCCTCTACGGAGTGGACGTAGGCATCATCGGCGGCGCGCTGCCCTATCTCGAAGCGACCTCGCACCTTAACGCCGGCCAGCTCTCTGTCATCGTCGCCGCCGTCCTTCTGGGTAGCGTCTTCTCGACACTCTTCGCCGGCCTGCTCGCCGACTGGATGGGCCGCAAGCCCCTGATGGTCCTCAGCGGCATTACCTTCGTCTTGAGCATCCCTGTCATAGCCCTCGCCCACGGCTACGGACCGCTCTTCTTCGGACGGCTCCTGCAGGGCATCAGCGGCGGCCTCATCGGAGTCGTTGTTCCTCTTTACCTTGCAGAGTGCCTCTCGGCGGCGCATCGCGGCAAAGGCACCGGCATCTTCCAGTGGCTGTTGACCTTGGGCATCGTCGCCGCAGCCATCATTGGCATCTATTACAGCTACCGCGTCGAAGCTGTCGGACGGATCTCCGACGCCGCCACTCTCTTCGCCTTCAAGGACCAGGCCTGGCGCCGCATCTTCTGGGTCTCGCTTCCACCCGGGCTCCTCTTCGTCCTCGGTAGCCTCTTTGTCTCCGAATCTCCGCGCTGGCTGCTTGCACGCGGCAAAAAAGACCTTGCCCACGCCGCGCTCCTTCGCTCCCGCTCAACGGAACAGGCCGACCTCGAACTGCGCGAGATGGAAGAGGCCGCCCTCGCAGCCACATCCTCCGGGAACTCGAGCGGGAAAGCTGTGAAGGATACCCTCCTTCGTCGCAAATACGTCATCCCCTTCATCCTGGCCTGCATCATCCTCTTCTGCAACACCGCGACCGGCATCAACTCCATCATTGGCTACAACACCAGCATCCTGCTGCAGAGCGGTCTCTCGGACATCCGCGCCCACTGGGGCTACGTCATCTTCACCGTCATCAATTTCTTGATGACCCTGGTCGGCATGACGCTCGTCGATCGCAAGGGACGCAAATTTCTGCTGACCCTCGGTACCTCCGGAATCATCGTCTCCCTCATCACCGTAGCCCTGCTGTTCCGCACTACGGAGAAATTCAACATCGACTCCAGTGGCGCAGTTCAATCACTCGTTGCTCCCGACCAGACCCTGACCCTTCCCTTCGACGGAGCTCAGGCCCAGCGCCTCCTCGCCGCGCAGGGATACTCCGGCAGCGAGATCGACAGCAGTCGCGCCTCCCTTGCCGTCATCTACTCCTTCGGTGACTTCACCTGCGCCACCAGCTACGTCCGCTCAGACGACCGCGGCGCCGCTCCCATCCAGATCAACCGCGAGGGCTGCGTCCCAGCCAACAAAGTCGAAGCCATCTTCAAAAACCCCTTCGCCAATCTCGAAGCCGCGCGTACTGCGCCCCTCAAAATTGAGCGTGCGCTCATAGGCAGCGTCCCCAACTCAACTCACGGTTGGCTCGTCGCCCTCGGCCTCTACTCCTTCATGGCCTTCTTCGCGATCGGCCCAGGCGTCTGTGTCTGGCTCGCCCTCTCAGAACTGATGCCCACACGCATCCGCTCGAACGGCATGAGCATCGCGCTCGTCATTAACCAAATCGTTTCAACCACGCTAGCCGGCATCTTCCTTCCCGTCGTCAGCAAGTACGGTTATTCGACGATGTTCTTCCTCTTCGCGAGCTTCACGGTTATCTATCTGATCACCGCAGTCTTCTTCCTGCCCGAGACCAAGGGCAAGACCCTCGAAGAGATCGAGCTTCACTTTGAAGGGGCAGGGGTTTAG
- a CDS encoding PEP-CTERM sorting domain-containing protein, whose protein sequence is MKKIAYLLPAICLALFSGSAKADTLKMVGAATGQTGPYQLQLDGTTPVSLFCLDDQREVQVGESWQVNIVNGDAYLNSSKSSTGFKYEEEAYIYSMLGVSNGHGHTYNATDVQEALWYIFDHGANTDSYASTLVSNAYSFGGYTSSFLDDYNFYIPTGNDIADGRGLGLPQEMIGLAPTPEPSSLLLLGSGLVGLGGVVRRKLVRA, encoded by the coding sequence GTGAAGAAAATTGCTTATCTTTTGCCTGCTATCTGTCTTGCGTTGTTCTCTGGTTCAGCAAAGGCTGACACGCTGAAGATGGTCGGAGCCGCGACCGGACAGACTGGCCCGTATCAGTTGCAACTCGATGGAACGACGCCAGTGAGCCTGTTTTGCCTCGATGACCAGCGGGAGGTCCAGGTTGGAGAGTCCTGGCAGGTAAACATCGTGAACGGCGATGCCTATCTGAACTCCTCTAAGAGCTCAACCGGCTTCAAGTATGAGGAAGAGGCTTACATCTACAGCATGCTTGGGGTTTCGAATGGTCATGGTCATACCTACAACGCCACCGATGTTCAGGAAGCACTTTGGTACATCTTTGACCATGGTGCGAACACGGATTCGTATGCCTCGACCCTGGTGAGCAACGCTTACTCGTTCGGCGGCTACACGAGCTCGTTCCTGGACGACTACAACTTCTATATCCCGACCGGAAACGACATTGCTGATGGCCGTGGGTTGGGCCTTCCGCAGGAGATGATCGGGCTTGCACCGACGCCGGAGCCGTCGAGCCTGCTGTTGTTGGGATCGGGACTGGTGGGTCTGGGGGGCGTGGTTCGCCGGAAACTGGTTCGCGCATAG